One segment of Gemmatimonadota bacterium DNA contains the following:
- a CDS encoding FAD-binding oxidoreductase, with protein MRVMHLPEAPRSLWLDACAPYVPRPPPQEEIRVDVAIIGGGFTGLATAYELKRTDPGLRVAVLEAKEIAYGSSGRNGSFAMTVVGLGFSATAMLRGRDFLRRAHAYMMRAVDALDDLIQKEALECDRIRPGFLRMATSRPYMARLRREVELAERISARSTQTIGASQPQRPPRPPAPPAPPRHRLHTLLPWRPPIRLNLDSARTRAHRRKSAEMAFELPSLIPIPLPPPRWRCCITPTVTIAAR; from the coding sequence ATGCGAGTGATGCACCTGCCGGAAGCGCCCCGGTCCCTGTGGCTCGATGCCTGTGCGCCGTACGTGCCGCGCCCGCCGCCGCAGGAGGAAATCCGCGTGGACGTCGCCATCATCGGCGGCGGCTTCACGGGCCTGGCCACCGCGTACGAGCTGAAGCGCACGGACCCCGGCCTGCGCGTGGCCGTGCTGGAGGCGAAGGAAATAGCGTACGGCTCGAGTGGCCGCAACGGCTCCTTCGCCATGACCGTCGTCGGCCTGGGCTTCAGCGCCACCGCCATGCTCCGGGGCAGGGACTTCCTGCGCCGGGCGCACGCGTACATGATGCGGGCCGTGGATGCGCTGGACGACCTCATCCAGAAGGAGGCGCTGGAGTGCGACCGCATCCGCCCCGGCTTCCTGCGCATGGCGACCAGCCGGCCGTATATGGCTCGTCTCCGGCGGGAGGTCGAGCTAGCTGAACGAATTTCGGCGCGTTCCACGCAGACCATCGGGGCCAGCCAACCGCAGCGTCCACCGCGCCCGCCCGCCCCTCCTGCCCCACCCCGCCATCGCCTCCACACCCTGCTGCCATGGCGGCCTCCAATACGTCTGAATCTTGACTCGGCCCGCACCCGCGCGCATCGTCGGAAAAGTGCCGAAATGGCGTTTGAACTTCCTTCCCTTATCCCTATCCCTTTGCCGCCGCCGCGCTGGCGCTGCTGCATTACGCCGACTGTGACGATCGCCGCACGATAG
- a CDS encoding flavin reductase family protein — protein MPRKPIRPTVRFGGDDAPTAADALREAFSRWLSGVTIVAARAGGRLHGMTVSAFVPVSLEPPLLLVSLGADAPVLSAIEEAGRFVVNVLAASQRGLATRFADRFPVGAAPFAAEGDPVLAGALASFSCTLEDVRPAGDHRLLLGRIRGIGLGDDAGPLGYFAREYRRVL, from the coding sequence ATGCCGAGGAAACCCATCCGGCCGACGGTTCGCTTCGGCGGGGACGATGCGCCGACCGCGGCGGATGCGCTGCGCGAGGCGTTCTCGCGCTGGCTGAGCGGCGTAACGATTGTCGCCGCGCGCGCGGGCGGTCGGCTGCACGGCATGACCGTGAGCGCGTTCGTGCCCGTCTCGCTCGAGCCGCCGCTGCTGCTCGTGAGCCTCGGCGCCGACGCACCGGTGCTGAGCGCGATCGAGGAGGCCGGGCGTTTCGTGGTCAACGTGCTCGCCGCGTCGCAGCGCGGGCTGGCCACGCGCTTCGCGGACCGGTTCCCGGTCGGGGCGGCGCCGTTCGCCGCGGAGGGCGATCCGGTGCTGGCGGGCGCGCTGGCGAGCTTCTCGTGTACGCTGGAGGACGTGCGCCCCGCGGGCGACCATCGCCTGCTGCTCGGACGGATCAGGGGGATCGGGCTCGGCGACGATGCCGGGCCACTCGGCTACTTCGCGCGCGAGTACCGCCGCGTGCTCT